A portion of the Roseimicrobium gellanilyticum genome contains these proteins:
- a CDS encoding PSD1 and planctomycete cytochrome C domain-containing protein — MGTRVAWLLSSVVGFATATAVESLAAAPDFAREVRPILEAKCFSCHGQKEQKAGVAFHTHYHAHRPADSGEPVMVPGQPEESLLYKLLVTADEEKRMPKDKKPLTSAQVQVIKEWISQGAPWPDDGWRPPAHWAYVKPVAAGLPDKGSHPVDAFINARLKKEGLTPNPAAQPEILVRRLFLDVIGLPPTIAEVDAYAANPTEEAYAKLVDSLLARPQFGEKWARPWLDLARYADSDGYQRDGFRQVWPYRDWVVKALNDDMPFDQFTIEQLAGDLLPQATPQQLVATGFHRNATLNLEAGTDPEEDRVKQLVDRVNTTGTVWLGASLGCAQCHNHKYDPITSKEYYQVLAFFNNTPVESQQAPKGARMSYIGPDFVMGSSPEAVALAKAAQKDLALSMKRYEEAVQDKWGELEEDTARVAKLKPGQRDLLQTPAQDRDFDVCSRVHRSLFKGDTRLDKLQDVVQRGRKKVAEVGVTRTAVMRDEAMRETRIMQRGDFLMPGAKVAPATPAALHAFQKDAPSNRLGFAQWLVSEENPLVGRVAVNRWWAELFGQPIVSTMEDFGLQGDKPTHPELLDWLAVTFVETDGWSFKKTLRRILLSETYRRASAARPELLERDPLNKLFARNGGIRLEAEAIRDQGLAVSGLLSPKMGGPPVKPVQPPGVWRVTGEVDNNYTTSKGEDAHRRGLYTIWRRHAHYPSFATFDAPNRGACTVQRTRSNTPLQALTLMNDPAYVEMTHALAKRLSVHPGKDLRESLAFGFRTVLARPPSSSELDSLVSVYEEGRGSLNDAGAAWFDVASVLMNLHETITKP, encoded by the coding sequence ATGGGGACGCGTGTGGCCTGGCTGCTAAGCTCCGTTGTCGGTTTCGCTACAGCGACAGCCGTGGAGAGTCTTGCCGCCGCGCCTGACTTCGCGCGTGAAGTGCGTCCCATCCTTGAGGCGAAGTGCTTCTCCTGTCATGGGCAGAAGGAACAGAAGGCCGGTGTTGCGTTTCACACGCACTATCATGCGCATCGTCCGGCAGATTCCGGTGAGCCGGTGATGGTACCAGGCCAGCCCGAGGAGAGCTTGCTCTACAAGTTGCTTGTAACGGCGGATGAAGAGAAGCGGATGCCCAAGGACAAGAAGCCGCTCACGTCGGCCCAAGTGCAGGTAATCAAGGAGTGGATCTCGCAGGGAGCACCGTGGCCGGATGACGGATGGCGGCCTCCTGCGCATTGGGCCTATGTAAAGCCAGTGGCCGCGGGACTGCCGGACAAGGGGAGTCATCCTGTGGATGCTTTCATCAATGCGCGTCTGAAGAAAGAAGGGCTCACGCCCAATCCCGCTGCCCAACCCGAAATCTTGGTGCGCCGTTTGTTCCTCGATGTCATCGGTCTCCCGCCGACCATCGCTGAGGTGGATGCCTATGCAGCGAATCCAACGGAAGAGGCCTACGCCAAGCTGGTGGACTCACTCCTGGCGCGACCGCAGTTTGGCGAGAAGTGGGCCCGACCCTGGCTGGACCTCGCGAGGTATGCGGATTCGGATGGCTACCAGCGTGATGGTTTCCGCCAGGTCTGGCCATACCGCGATTGGGTGGTGAAGGCGTTGAATGATGACATGCCGTTTGATCAATTCACGATCGAGCAGCTTGCGGGCGATCTCCTGCCGCAGGCGACACCGCAGCAACTGGTCGCCACCGGATTTCATCGTAATGCCACACTCAATCTCGAAGCGGGCACCGATCCGGAAGAAGATCGTGTGAAGCAACTCGTCGACCGCGTGAATACCACCGGCACGGTATGGCTGGGTGCCAGTCTCGGGTGTGCGCAGTGCCACAACCACAAGTACGATCCGATCACCTCCAAGGAGTATTACCAGGTCCTGGCTTTCTTCAACAATACGCCGGTGGAGAGCCAGCAGGCACCCAAGGGCGCGCGCATGAGTTACATCGGCCCGGACTTCGTGATGGGCTCCTCACCTGAGGCCGTGGCACTGGCCAAAGCTGCGCAGAAAGATCTGGCCCTGTCCATGAAGCGCTACGAGGAGGCGGTGCAAGACAAGTGGGGAGAATTGGAGGAAGATACTGCGCGTGTGGCAAAACTGAAGCCGGGGCAGCGTGACCTTCTGCAGACGCCGGCGCAGGATCGCGACTTTGATGTATGCAGCAGGGTGCATCGCAGTCTCTTCAAGGGGGACACTCGATTGGACAAACTTCAGGACGTGGTGCAGCGGGGTCGAAAGAAGGTGGCAGAGGTGGGTGTCACGCGCACGGCCGTCATGCGTGATGAAGCCATGCGTGAGACCCGTATCATGCAGCGTGGTGATTTCCTCATGCCGGGAGCGAAGGTGGCGCCAGCGACTCCCGCCGCCTTGCACGCCTTTCAAAAGGATGCGCCATCCAACCGCCTCGGCTTTGCCCAGTGGCTGGTGTCGGAGGAGAATCCACTGGTGGGGCGTGTTGCGGTGAACCGTTGGTGGGCGGAGTTGTTCGGCCAGCCCATCGTGTCCACCATGGAGGACTTCGGGCTTCAGGGGGACAAGCCTACACACCCTGAGCTGCTCGACTGGCTGGCCGTTACTTTTGTGGAGACAGATGGATGGAGCTTCAAGAAGACGCTGCGTCGCATTCTTTTGAGCGAGACGTACCGGCGTGCTTCTGCAGCGCGTCCTGAGCTGCTGGAACGCGACCCACTGAACAAGCTGTTCGCGCGGAATGGTGGCATTCGTTTGGAGGCAGAAGCCATCCGTGATCAGGGACTTGCGGTAAGTGGACTGCTCTCCCCCAAGATGGGTGGACCGCCGGTGAAACCGGTGCAGCCTCCGGGCGTGTGGCGAGTCACAGGGGAGGTGGACAACAACTATACCACCTCCAAAGGGGAGGATGCTCACCGGCGAGGCCTCTACACGATTTGGAGGCGGCATGCACACTATCCGAGCTTTGCCACTTTCGACGCGCCGAACCGTGGCGCGTGCACGGTGCAGCGCACCCGAAGCAACACTCCTTTGCAGGCGCTCACGCTGATGAATGATCCCGCCTATGTGGAGATGACTCACGCACTGGCGAAACGCCTCTCTGTGCACCCGGGCAAGGACCTGCGTGAGTCACTGGCCTTCGGCTTCCGTACCGTGCTGGCGCGTCCACCCTCCAGCAGTGAGCTTGATTCGCTGGTGTCGGTCTATGAAGAGGGGAGAGGCTCGTTGAATGACGCCGGAGCAGCGTGGTTCGATGTCGCGAGCGTGCTGATGAACCTTCACGAAACGATCACCAAACCATGA
- a CDS encoding DUF1501 domain-containing protein, with protein MRYHDTSWMSAGDAGALPNLLHRRALLRGMTAGMGTLALNSLIEPGLFAAASDAGLAHFEPKARRVIFMHMVGAPSQLDLFDYKPMLQKHDRQLCPDEFIKGKRFAFIRGHPKLLGTCYRFDRCGAGGTEISELLPNLQTVADDICVVRSMTTQDFNHGPAQLFFHTGLNRPGNPSVGSWVSYGLGSPNANLPAYVVFVSGKIPGAGSALWGNGFLPSIHQGIEFRSAGEPVLFLNNPQGMDAGRRRRIIDGVQALNQQQFTQTGDPEILTRMGQYEMAFRMQTSVPELMNLKDEPQHVLDLYGEGEFARQCIYARRLAERGVRFIELFHADWDTHGNQHGKLSSNCRAVDRPMAALVKDLKQRGLLDDTLIVWAGEFGRTPMLQGSENPETCGRDHHKEAFSIWVAGGGIKGGATYGATDEMGYYIAENPVKVRDLHATLLHQLGLDHEKVTFRFQGLDQKLTGVEEAHVQRGMIA; from the coding sequence ATGAGATACCATGATACATCATGGATGAGTGCCGGTGACGCAGGGGCGTTGCCCAACCTGCTGCACCGCCGGGCCTTGTTGCGAGGCATGACGGCTGGCATGGGAACACTGGCTCTCAACTCCCTGATCGAGCCGGGGCTCTTCGCTGCTGCGTCAGATGCTGGCCTGGCGCACTTCGAGCCCAAGGCTCGTCGGGTGATTTTCATGCACATGGTGGGTGCGCCTTCGCAGCTCGACCTCTTTGACTACAAGCCCATGCTGCAGAAGCATGATCGGCAGCTCTGCCCGGATGAGTTCATCAAGGGCAAGCGCTTTGCCTTCATCCGTGGGCACCCCAAGCTCCTGGGCACATGCTATCGATTCGACCGTTGCGGAGCAGGTGGGACGGAGATTTCTGAACTGCTGCCAAACCTCCAGACCGTGGCTGATGACATCTGCGTGGTGCGCAGTATGACCACCCAGGATTTCAATCACGGTCCGGCACAGTTGTTCTTCCACACCGGCCTGAATCGACCGGGGAATCCAAGCGTGGGCTCATGGGTGAGCTATGGCCTGGGGAGCCCGAATGCAAATCTGCCAGCGTACGTGGTGTTCGTTTCCGGCAAGATTCCCGGAGCAGGCAGCGCACTGTGGGGAAATGGTTTCCTGCCGAGCATTCACCAGGGCATTGAGTTTCGCAGTGCTGGTGAGCCTGTGCTTTTTCTGAACAATCCCCAAGGGATGGATGCCGGGCGGAGGCGTCGCATCATTGATGGTGTGCAGGCGCTCAATCAACAGCAGTTCACACAGACCGGGGATCCGGAGATTCTCACGCGCATGGGCCAGTATGAGATGGCCTTCCGGATGCAGACCAGCGTGCCGGAACTGATGAATTTGAAGGATGAGCCCCAGCATGTGCTTGATCTGTATGGGGAAGGAGAGTTCGCCCGCCAGTGCATCTATGCGCGTCGTCTTGCCGAGCGAGGAGTGCGATTCATCGAGCTCTTCCACGCGGACTGGGATACGCATGGCAATCAGCACGGCAAGCTTTCCAGCAACTGCAGGGCCGTGGACCGCCCCATGGCCGCACTGGTGAAAGACCTGAAGCAGCGTGGTCTTCTGGATGACACGCTCATTGTGTGGGCGGGGGAGTTCGGCCGCACGCCCATGCTGCAAGGCAGCGAGAATCCGGAGACCTGCGGACGCGATCACCACAAGGAAGCGTTCAGCATCTGGGTCGCCGGTGGTGGCATCAAAGGTGGTGCCACCTATGGAGCCACGGACGAAATGGGCTACTACATTGCAGAGAATCCCGTGAAGGTCCGCGACCTGCATGCCACGCTGCTACACCAGCTGGGGCTCGATCACGAAAAGGTCACCTTCCGTTTCCAGGGCCTCGATCAGAAGCTCACCGGTGTGGAAGAGGCGCATGTGCAGCGCGGGATGATTGCGTGA